CGCGCCACCGGGCATCGTGGACTTCACCCCCTGCTACCGCCCGGCCGACTGGGGCGCCGCGGTGGCCGCGATCGACGCGCTCGCCTGGGGTGGTGCCGATCCCGGGCTGCTGCGACGTTGGACACACCTGCCGCACTGGCCGCAGTTGCTGTTGCGGGCGGTGCTGTTCCGGCTGGCGCACAACGCACTGGACCCGCGCTCCACCAGGGAGTCCCTTGACGGCCTGCTGGGCGCCGTCCGGCAGGTCAGCGACCTGGTGTAGCGGCCTCACCGGTAACCCTTCCCGTTGCCAGTGCAATGTCGCATGCCTGAAACATTCGGGCATTTCCGGGTAACACGGGCTACCTAACGTCGGGTACCGCCGCCGATGAGCTGGAGGTATCCCGTGACGTTGACGGCACCGCGGATGCGGCAGGTCACGACCGAGAACCAGAACACCAAGGACACGCACTGCCCGTACTGCGCGCTGCAGTGCGGGATGACACTTTCCGGCACCGAGCGGGTCGAGGTGAGCCCGCGCCGGTTCCCGGTGAACGAGGGCGGGCTGTGCCAGAAGGGCTGGACCTCGGCCGCCCTGCTGGACTCCCCGGCCAGGCTCACCACCCCGCTGGTCCGGGTGGACGGGCAGCTGTGCCCGGCGAGCTGGGACACCGCGCTGGACCTGATCGCCACCCGGCTTGCCGGGACCAGGGCCCGGCACGGCGCGGACGGGGTCGCGGTCTTCGGCGGTGGCGGGCTCACCAACGAGAAGGCATACCTGCTCGGCAAGTTCGCCAGGGTGGCGCTGGGCACCTCCCAGGTGGATTACAACGGCCGGTTCTGCATGTCCTCGGCCGCGGCCGCGGGTATCCGCGCGTTCGGCCTTGACCGCGGGCTGCCGTTTCCGGTCACCGACCTGGCCGGGGCCGACGCGGTGCTGCTGGCCGGGGCCAACCCCGCGGAGACCATGCCGCCGTTCACCCAGCACCTGCGTAGCGCCATCCAGGCCGGCGGGCTGATCGTGGTGGACCCGCGCCGTACCCCCACCGCGGAACAGGCGAGTATGCATCTCGCCCCGGCCCCTGGCACCGACCTCGCGCTGGCGCTGGGGATCCTGCACGCCGTGGTCGCCGAAGGCCATCTCAACAAATCCTATGTAGACAAAAGGACCTCCGGATTCGCCGAGCTGTGGCGGATCGTCGCGTGCTGGTGGCCGGAACGGGTGGAACGGGTGACCGGGGTGTCCGCGGCAGACCAGCGCAGGGTGGCGGCACGGCTGGCGTCCGCCCGCAACGCCTATGTGCTCACCGCGCGCGGTACCGAGCAGCACGCGGACGGCGCGAACATGGTCAGCGGCTGGATCAACCTGGCACTGGCGCTCGGCCTTCCAGGGATACCGGGCTCGGGCTACGGCTGCCTCACCGGGCAGGGAAACGGCCAGGGCGGCAGGGAGCACGGGCAGAAGGCCGACCAGCTGCCCGGCTACCGCAAGCTGGACGACCCGGCGGCGCGGGAGCATGTGGCGGCGGTGTGGGGCGTGCCAGCGGACTCGCTGCCCGGCCCCGGGCGTTCGGCGTACGAGCTGCTGGACGCGCTGGGCACCGAAACCGGGCCGAAGGCGATGCTTGTGTTCGGCAGCAATATCGCGGTATCCGCGCCCAGCTCGGGAAACATCACCGAGAAACTGTCCGCATTGGACTTCCTGGTGGTCGCGGACCTGGTGCTATCGGAAACCGCGGCGCTGGCCGATGTGGTGCTCCCGGTGACCCAGTGGGCCGAGGAGGACGGCACCATGACCAACCTGGAGGGCAGGGTGCTGTTGCGCCGCAAGGCGATCGACCCGCCCGGTGAGGTGCGCACCGATCTGGCGGTGCTGGCCGGGCTGGCCACCCGGCTCGGCCAGCCGGCGCACGCCTTCCCCGCGGACGCGGAGTCGGTGTTCACCGAGCTGCGGGCGGCCTCGGCAGGTGGGATCGCGGACTACTCCGGCGTCAGCTACGAGCGGCTGCGCGCGGGCGAGGCGCTCTACTGGCCGGTTCCCGGTGCGGACCACCCCGGCACCCCGCGGATGTTCCTGGACGGCTTCGCGCATCCGGACGGGCGTGCCCGGTTCGTCCCGGTGGAGCACACCGGGCCCGCCGAACCACCGGACCCGGAGTTCCCGTTGCAGGCCACCACCGGGCGGGTGTTGCAGCACTACCAGTCCGGGGCGCAGACCCGGCTGGTCGCCGAGCTCAACCAGGTGGTGCCGGAGGCCTATGTGGAACTGCATCCGGACACCGCCGCGCGGGCCGGACTCGCCGATGGTGATCTCGCCGAGATCACCTCGCGCAGGGGCAGCGCCACCGCGCGGGTCCGCTGCGTGCCATCGATCCGCCCGGACCTGGTCTTCCTGCCCTTCCACTTCCCCGGCGAGCAGCGCGCGAACCTGCTCACCAACCCCGCACTCGACCCGACCAGCCGGATGCCCGAGTTCAAGGTCTGCGCCGTGCGGATCTCCGCGAAGGAGGATGGCTGATGAGCCCGCGCAGGATGGTCGTGCTCGGCTACGGCATGGCCGGGGCGCGGCTGGCCGAGGAGATCCGGCGCCGCGACCCCGAAGGCGAGCGGGTGGCGCTCACCGTGGTCGGCGCGGAGCAGCGGCACGCCTACAACCGGGTGCTGCTCTCGGCCGTGGTTGCCGGGACCATGAGCCAGGACACCGTGCGGCTGCACGATGCCGACTGGGCCGACCGCAACCGGGTGGACCTGCGGCTCGGGGTGTCCGCGGGGTACATCGATCGCACGCGGCGCAGGGTCGGCCTTTCTGATGGGTCCGAAGTGGACTACGACGCTCTGGTGCTGGCCACCGGGGCGGCGCCCTGGCTGCCCCCGGTGGAGGGGCTGTGCGCGGAGGACGGCGCGCTCGCGCCCGGCGCGGTGGCCTTCCGCACGCTCGAGGACTGCGAACGCATCCTGGACGCGGCCGCGGTGGGCGCACCGGTGGCGGTGCTCGGCGGCGGGCTGCTCGGGCTGGAGGCCGCCCGCGGGCTCGCCGGCCGCGGAAACCTGGTGACCGTGGTGCATCCGGTCGGGCACCTGATGGAGCGGCAGCTGGACCCGGAGGCAGGCAGGGTGCTCGCCGGCACGCTGGGCGCGGCGGGTATCGACTTCCGGCTCGGCGTCACCGCCGCCCGCTACCTGCCCGGCGACGGGCTGAAGCTGGCCGACGGCTCGCACGTGCAGGCCGATCTGGTGGTGGTCTCCGCCGGGGTGCGGCCGGAGACCGGGCTGGCACAGCAGGCCGGGCTGGCGGTGGACGGCGGGGTGCTGGTGGACGACGCCTTGCGCACCAGCGACGGCAGGATCCACGCGATCGGCGACTGTGCCCGGCATCCGGGCACGATGTCGGGCCTGGTGCAGCCCGCCTGGGAGCAGGCTGCGGTGCTTGCCGACCTGCTCACCGGCGCGGACTCCGCCGCAAGGTACCGCGGCACGGCCGTCCTCACCCGGCTGAAGGCGCGGGGCGTCGACCTGGCCTCGTTCGGCGAGACGCAGACCGAGGTCACCGACCCCGAGGCCGAGGTGCTGTGCCTCACCGATCCCTCCCGCGGCCGGTACGCCAAGCTCGTGGTGCGCCATGGCAGGGCGACCGGCGGCATCCTGCTCGGGGTGCCCGATGCCGCGGCCAGCGTGG
The sequence above is drawn from the Amycolatopsis aidingensis genome and encodes:
- a CDS encoding molybdopterin oxidoreductase family protein yields the protein MRQVTTENQNTKDTHCPYCALQCGMTLSGTERVEVSPRRFPVNEGGLCQKGWTSAALLDSPARLTTPLVRVDGQLCPASWDTALDLIATRLAGTRARHGADGVAVFGGGGLTNEKAYLLGKFARVALGTSQVDYNGRFCMSSAAAAGIRAFGLDRGLPFPVTDLAGADAVLLAGANPAETMPPFTQHLRSAIQAGGLIVVDPRRTPTAEQASMHLAPAPGTDLALALGILHAVVAEGHLNKSYVDKRTSGFAELWRIVACWWPERVERVTGVSAADQRRVAARLASARNAYVLTARGTEQHADGANMVSGWINLALALGLPGIPGSGYGCLTGQGNGQGGREHGQKADQLPGYRKLDDPAAREHVAAVWGVPADSLPGPGRSAYELLDALGTETGPKAMLVFGSNIAVSAPSSGNITEKLSALDFLVVADLVLSETAALADVVLPVTQWAEEDGTMTNLEGRVLLRRKAIDPPGEVRTDLAVLAGLATRLGQPAHAFPADAESVFTELRAASAGGIADYSGVSYERLRAGEALYWPVPGADHPGTPRMFLDGFAHPDGRARFVPVEHTGPAEPPDPEFPLQATTGRVLQHYQSGAQTRLVAELNQVVPEAYVELHPDTAARAGLADGDLAEITSRRGSATARVRCVPSIRPDLVFLPFHFPGEQRANLLTNPALDPTSRMPEFKVCAVRISAKEDG
- a CDS encoding FAD-dependent oxidoreductase; protein product: MSPRRMVVLGYGMAGARLAEEIRRRDPEGERVALTVVGAEQRHAYNRVLLSAVVAGTMSQDTVRLHDADWADRNRVDLRLGVSAGYIDRTRRRVGLSDGSEVDYDALVLATGAAPWLPPVEGLCAEDGALAPGAVAFRTLEDCERILDAAAVGAPVAVLGGGLLGLEAARGLAGRGNLVTVVHPVGHLMERQLDPEAGRVLAGTLGAAGIDFRLGVTAARYLPGDGLKLADGSHVQADLVVVSAGVRPETGLAQQAGLAVDGGVLVDDALRTSDGRIHAIGDCARHPGTMSGLVQPAWEQAAVLADLLTGADSAARYRGTAVLTRLKARGVDLASFGETQTEVTDPEAEVLCLTDPSRGRYAKLVVRHGRATGGILLGVPDAAASVVQLYERGVPLPEDRLAVLLGRALPAAATPATSPADLPASAVVCRCNSVSKGKLVEAWRGGATSVAELVETTRASTGCGSCRDAVCGIADWLAASS